A genomic stretch from Lathyrus oleraceus cultivar Zhongwan6 chromosome 2, CAAS_Psat_ZW6_1.0, whole genome shotgun sequence includes:
- the LOC127117655 gene encoding NEP1-interacting protein 2, translated as MAILTNWFSTTMEPLSFKVFTLIASSAFHKFMKIMETIFLAVFIFVVALGGSIIGTIGGAIKGQTTEIGIVDGACRGAIAGAIAAIEFMPFASLAEPFSKVALLTSLLNGKVFMEWICPTVAQAYINSVEATYGGVVSDINESMGVKGMSQTCIMKLPFHTFNSSDKIMKLYNDSCCSICFQDLEDGELVRILSKCCHVFHLECIDKWLLQQRSCPICRTYVLE; from the exons ATGGCTATTCTCACTAACTGGTTTTCTACAACAATGGAACCTCTTTCTTTCAAGGTTTTCACTCTCATTGCCTCTTCTGCATTTCACAAATTCATGAAAATTATGGAGACAATTTTCTTGGCTGTATTCATTTTTGTTGTAGCACTAG GAGGTTCAATAATAGGAACAATAGGAGGAGCTATCAAAGGACAAACTACAGAAATTGGTATTGTTGATGGAGCTTGCAGAGGAGCCATTGCAGGAGCCATTGCAGCCATAGAGTTCATGCCTTTTGCTTCTCTTGCTGAGCCTTTTTCCAAG GTAGCTTTGTTGACAAGTTTGttaaatggaaaagtgttcatGGAATGGATATGTCCAACTGTTGCACAAGCTTAT ATAAATTCAGTAGAAGCAACATATGGAGGAGTGGTTTCAGATATTAATGAGAGCATGGGAGTTAAAGGAATGTCACAAACTTGTATTATGAAACTTCCATTTCATACTTTTAACTCCTCCGACAAAATCATGAAACTATACAATGATTCATGCTGCTCCATTTGCTTCCAGGATTTAGAGGATGGAGAATTGGTGAGAATACTTTCAAAATGTTGTCACGTTTTTCATCTAGAATGCATTGACAAGTGGTTACTACAACAACGATCGTGTCCTATTTGTAGAACTTACGTTCTTgaatag